AAATTATTTAACTTTTAATAATTATATAAACAATAGCTGACTAACAGACTAATATAATAAACTCATAATATAATATTTTTTCACTTTTTTTTGACAAACTATTGTAATATCGGAAACATTTGATATAATAAGTTAGTAATTGATCCAATCAGTTCTAAGGTGTTATCTGTAAGATAATTTCCACTATGCCGAAGTGGCGGAACTGGCAGACGCACAGGACTTAAAATCCTGCGATCCTTACCGATCGTACCGGTTCGATTCCGGTCTTCGGCACCATTAAAATTAGAAGGTAATACTTCTTTTTTTATTATTTAACGCCTTAAACTTGTAAATTCTTAACCGACTACCCTTTTAAGAAATGCAAGGAAAAAGACATCTTTAAGATGTCTTTTTTATTTATTATAAATATAAATTTAATAATTATATTGAGTTTCTATTCGCATTTATTATACGAGAAATGTTTTCACTTGCTCTTTGCAAATTGACATATCCCATCTCCAGCGCTTCTTTCAAACTTACAACCTCAGATAAAATCGGAACGACCGACGTTATTCCATTATCATAAAGAGTATTCAAATCGTCTTTTATCTTCCCTGCAAAACATATAACAGGAACATTATATTTTTTACTTATTAAACCAATACCATAAGGAGTCTTACCTAAGGAAGTTTGTCCGTCTACACACCCCTCTCCGGTAAAAACATAATCACTAGTGCTGATTTCATATTCTAAATTGTTATACTTAGATATTAAATCCACGCCTAAATTAAATTTACCATTTAAGAAGAATAAAACCGAAGCACCCATACCGCCCGCAGCACCGCTTCCTTGGATATATCTTATATCTTTTCCGAATTGTTTAAGGATTACTTTTCCGAAATGATTTAAACTATCATCTAAAAACTCAATTTCATCAAGGCTTGCACCCTTTTGCGGTCCAAACACATATGAAGCTCCGTTTTTACCTATAAGCGGGTTATTTACATCACATGCGATATTAAAAGAAGTTTCTTTTATCCTTTCATCTAAATTAGATAAATCGATCCTGCTGATATCACATATCTCTTCTGCCCCTAACTTTATTTCATTACCTACACT
This region of Anaerofustis stercorihominis DSM 17244 genomic DNA includes:
- a CDS encoding glycerate kinase, with product MKFVLAPDSFKGSMSSVYACSAMEKGIKKVSSDANIIKIPMADGGEGIVDAFVIGNGGKKIDLDTVDPFGRKISASIGILKDEKTAVIEMSSACGLYLIKEERNILKASSYGTGVLIKKVLDLGFRDIIIGLGGSGTNDGGIGMMCALGVKFLNSVGNEIKLGAEEICDISRIDLSNLDERIKETSFNIACDVNNPLIGKNGASYVFGPQKGASLDEIEFLDDSLNHFGKVILKQFGKDIRYIQGSGAAGGMGASVLFFLNGKFNLGVDLISKYNNLEYEISTSDYVFTGEGCVDGQTSLGKTPYGIGLISKKYNVPVICFAGKIKDDLNTLYDNGITSVVPILSEVVSLKEALEMGYVNLQRASENISRIINANRNSI